The Oncorhynchus mykiss isolate Arlee chromosome Y, USDA_OmykA_1.1, whole genome shotgun sequence genomic sequence tctctgctaccgcatggcaagcagtagcGATGCACCAAGTCTCGAACCAACAGGATCCTGAACAAcatttacccccaagccatgggactgctaaatagttacccaaatagctacccagactgcATTGACCATTTTTGCACCAACTCATTTGATTCATCACTTACtgtatgctgctgctgctactctgtttattatctattctgttgcctagtcactttacccctgccTATAGGTACATAGTACCTCAATTACCTCCTAGTCCTGTACATCGACTTGGTACCcaatgtatatagccaagttatcattgctCATTTTGTGTTTGTTCCTCGTTATTTTTAAAATCATTTTCCAAAAtgttctctgcattgttgggaagagcccgtaagtaagcatttcactgttagtctacacttgttgtttatgtgaaagcatgtgacaaattacaatttgatttgatgtggagTTTTGGTGACAATGTCTCTTTTGATTGTTGGCTGGGGGACAGTTCAGTTCTATCATAGATGGAAACCGTGATGCACTGAACACAACAGAGTGAGTCAGAACTTCTCTCTGATGTTCATGTCCATCTAGCTCTATGTATTTGATACTAACATTATAGAAGTGCAAACAAGTTTGTTCTTCCTCACAGCAAATGGGTATGTTTACATTTTATGTATTAATTATCCAGTTACCCAAAGCATAGTTGTACTAACCAGACAGTTGATACCTGTGTTCCAGACAAGACCTGGAAGTCAGTTGATGAAATCAGCAAAAAATCTTTCTGACCACCCATTCCTGCCCAATTTCTGGTCCAGGTATTGTGGAGGCTGGGTTACCGAGGTCCCAGAGTGAGTCAGCCACGGGATTCACTGTCTCCAGACGCCATGGGCGGAGCCGAGATGAGCAGAGACGCCACACCATCACCAACGGGGTGGATTATGTAATGGTACTTACGcccgctaacacacacacacacacacacacacacacacacacacacacacacacactgttgcatTATGCACAGTTTTCAGAGAGGCAGTCAAGCAACCATGTTCTCACTGCCAGTGAAAACAGGTATTTTGTGACCCACAGACAACGTGAAAGTGGTCTCATACTGGTGTTCAGTGATATGGTTGGTGTTAGGGGTCAGTTTAACTTTTTATCTAGAGTGGGGGTGAGGTGGAGAACAGTTTCATGGATAAACAGGCCTATCTGCTCTGTGCAGACTGCAACTGCTGTAGGTCACTTTGTTTCTGTTGGCCAACACCCACCATTAACTCCCCCATTCAACCCCTTTCCCTACACCCCTCCCACCTTTCACTCAGTCCAACCCCTCTCCCCCTGTGGCCCTCCCAATCCCCTGCCCCCTTTCCATGCCTCCTCTcgccctctttttctctctttctatccccctGCCTCCAGTTTCTCTCTGAGCCCTACTTTATCCCCCTCTCtatgtcttctcctctccttccactcgTTCTCTGTGTGAAGTCGTAGAGGGAGctgctcccccctcccccctctggccGCCTGTCCTCATTGTAATGAGCCGGGTCGGGCCCAGGGGCCTGGAAGCAGGGGATTCGCTTGGCCCACCCGGCCCAGCCTGGACAGCTGTCTGGGCAGCCTACACCACTGTCTTCATCCCTCTCAGCAGCAGTCTGTACAGCAGCAAGGCGCTGCACTTTTTCCTCGGGGTGAGTGAGAACAACTAGAGGAGAGAGGTCAGGAAAGAGAGTCTTGTTTGGTCATTGAGCTGTTTCCATGTATGTGTATGTCTATTACACGCTTGCAGATGTGTGTTGAGCAGTGTCAAAATGTAACTATGGAGTTATGAGCAGAGTCAGGGAGAGATAACTGTTTGTCAACTAATTGAATATTTAACAGTTCTGTGTCTGCGGTTGATGTGTTGTTGAAGCTAGTGGAAAGTACCAGTTTCAGTTGGTGTCTTGTTGATAACCAGTAAACTCCTAGTTGTAATGTTTGTTCCTCTGGCCCTAGCAGGTGTATGGTAGTTTGTACTGTTTGGAGCTGTTGTGTAGATTATCctgatgcccatgattttgtactTTGTGATTTTAGATACGACAACATCATCTGTGTCATGCCGTTGTAGTACGCTTTGTCATTTTAACATTTACATtcaagtcatttagcagacgctcttatccatagcgacttacaggagcaattaaggttaggtgccttgctcaagggcacatcgtcggctcggggattcaaaccacaGACCTCTCAGTTACGCTGTTAACCGCGAGGCCACCTGCAGCCCTGGTGATGTTAGCTTTGTCAGCCAGCTCTTCCCTCCCgtaccccctctcccctctgcaaCTTttcctccccctgttctctcccctctttACAGAGCAGATTTTCCCTGCCTGTGGCccaccacacaaacacagcctGACACTCTGCGTCACGCTTCATTCCAGCCACAACCCCACCCCCCACTCCCcaacctctctttcatccctcgctctcctctcctctgtttgcaGCTCCCATTCATCCCAGCATGGCCAGAGCTGAAAGGGGAAATGTGTTTAGTATGCAGTGATGGCACAAGAGGTTTACCCTGGCTAATTACAGTCCAGATCAGATAACAACAACGACAGGATCAGTAGACTTTGACAATACTGGTTGGTTTGGCCACCGCATTATGTCATTGGGAACTAGGCCTTTGTAGAGACATGGTTTTCCCAACGGTGATAGTGTATAGAGAGGGTGGCTGAATGCCAGGAATGGGGCCTGTGCTGTGGTACTGGAGGATAGGATGGTCAGCAGAACTCTAtgctgtctacctgtcactgggACAGGACGACCTGTTGTAGTGGCTACTGTTTTCCCATTCTTAGGTCTCTGCATGGTTGCCATGGCGCCGGGCTGATCGCTGCTCTTAACATTGTCTCTCCTGTTGAGATCAGGGTACCACTCCGGCACAATTGGCCCGGTGCCATTGTCTCAGAACAAAAGCGGCAGTCAAATATGCAAATAGAAGGGTGCAGATTTCCCAAGTCACCCAAAACAACATAACCATCATAAATATTGACATGCAAGCTTTGTTTGGGGCTCAGGATGAGTATAAGCTTGAGGGGACAGGTTCGCCAAATGACTTCAGGTAAGTGACCCATATTGacgatgacagtaagagagaaaTTGActccctttcccccctccctccagctGAAGCAGATGAAGGAGTTGGAGCAGGAGAAGGACTCTCTGCTGGCCGGTCTGGGCGTGGTGGAGCGGGCTAGAGAGTGGTACCAGACTCAGATCCACAACGtcaccgagagacagagacacgtgGGCCAAAGCAACCACTGCACGGTAATGACTGTTCAGTAGGCAAGAAACAGATGGAAAAATAACTGAAACAGCGAGGGACTACTATTGAGGTTCAATAAGAAACGCTCCTTTTCGTTTTCCGTTGCATGCCCTAATAAACATGACCCAAGGCATGTATACAATTTAGTAGGAATGGATGATACAGTGTATGAATAATCTGAAACTGTCCGGttcttactctctttctctctcccaccagGATTCCTTCGCAGAATCCCAGAATCAAAGTCACAGGAATGTTCTGCTTCCCAAGCTGCAGGAAGTCAACCGTTGCCTTAATGACCTAATTTCCTGCTCTGGAGTGGTGCGTCTTGAAATAACACACCTTCCCTGACTGTGTCTAACTGAGCGTCCTCACTGCTCTTAAAATGGGGGATGGTTGTCTCATATGACTGTGTCATTTCTAAGGTCAAATTGAATTCCACGGCAATTTTGAAGGGACTTATTTTCCTCTTACTGGAGTCCTCCCAGTGGCAATTAGATGTTGAGAGGTAGTTCTACGTTTTAGAAACAGAGTATAGTCAAGCCTAAACACTAGTCGTTACTGAAACATGGTAATTCATGGGGAataatctttctttctctccctcttagcAGTCtttcccatcctccagctcccagcCCACAGTGATCTCCTCCAGCTCCCAGCCTCCTGCCCCCCCACAAGCCATTCAGAGACTAAAGGACCAGAACCGCCTTCTCACCCAGGTAAACTGAACATATCATGTCAATGTATTGTAAATGTCCAGATTTCCTGAACATCTCACCACTGTCCCTTTATGATGGTCTGACCTCTACCTATGTCTTCTCCAAGATGCACAGGAGCTGTATGTATACTCCTTTAAtgcacaataaatgcttgtttaaACTCAAAACGATCTTCCCCCCCTGTCCATGTCTCTCGTCCTCCATCCCGGTGCAGGAGGTGACAGATAAGGGTAAGCGCATCACTCAGCTGGAGCAGGAGAAGTCTGCTCTGATCAAACAGCTGTTTGAGGCTTGCGCCCGGAGCACGCATGACAGCAGCACCATGGACTCCACCTTCATCTGAATACAGACACCATAATACAACCACACTGGGCTCCAGCTCTATCTGACCCCCCTTCCTGTAGCACTCCTACTGGATTCCACACTCAACTCACCACTTCTGTCATGATGAAAGCACCTTGAACTTTTTACCCCGCATTGTACCACTCCTTTTGGATCTCCCCAACTGACCACTCCACTTAAAATGGCCTGCACACTAATCTGGGATGGCCACTCCTTGAGGGGAGGGACCCCCGAGTCAACCCTCCTATAATAAAGTCAGCCTCGCCCACTGGGCAAAAATCCAGGAACACCACAGTCTTACCACTCCTAACTGGGGCCTTCCCAGGATTCCACTCCCACTTGATCACTCCAAGGATCTACTGTGATGCACTAGGATCCTACCTTATTGGACCAGCCTTTATGTTTACCCTCCCTCTCATCACAGTATATCCTATGTGATTGGACATCAT encodes the following:
- the LOC110509783 gene encoding suppressor APC domain-containing protein 2 isoform X3; amino-acid sequence: MSRVGPRGLEAGDSLGPPGPAWTAVWAAYTTVFIPLSSSLYSSKALHFFLGLKQMKELEQEKDSLLAGLGVVERAREWYQTQIHNVTERQRHVGQSNHCTDSFAESQNQSHRNVLLPKLQEVNRCLNDLISCSGVQSFPSSSSQPTVISSSSQPPAPPQAIQRLKDQNRLLTQEVTDKGKRITQLEQEKSALIKQLFEACARSTHDSSTMDSTFI
- the LOC110509783 gene encoding suppressor APC domain-containing protein 2 isoform X4 is translated as MSRVGPRGLEAGDSLGPPGPAWTAVWAAYTTVFIPLSSSLYSSKALHFFLGLKQMKELEQEKDSLLAGLGVVERAREWYQTQIHNVTERQRHVGQSNHCTDSFAESQNQSHRNVLLPKLQEVNRCLNDLISCSGVSFPSSSSQPTVISSSSQPPAPPQAIQRLKDQNRLLTQEVTDKGKRITQLEQEKSALIKQLFEACARSTHDSSTMDSTFI